The following DNA comes from Rhinolophus ferrumequinum isolate MPI-CBG mRhiFer1 chromosome 15 unlocalized genomic scaffold, mRhiFer1_v1.p scaffold_54_arrow_ctg1_1, whole genome shotgun sequence.
GGTTATGCCTTGTGCCTGGACATGACCGCTAGGGACGTGCAGGAAGAGTGCAAGAAGAAGGGGCTGCCCTGGACTCTGGCTAAGAGCTTCACAACCTCCTGCCCCGTTAGCGCGTTCGTGCCCAAAGAGAAGATCCCTGACCCTCACAAGCTGAAGCTCTGGCTCAAGGTCAACGGGGAACTCAGGCAGGAGGGTGAGACATCCTCCATGATCTTTACCATCCCGTACATCATCAGCTACGTTTCTAAGATAATGACCTTGGAAGAAGGAGATATTATCTTGACTGGGACGCCCAAGGGAGTTGGACCCGTTAAAGAAAACGACGAGATCCTGGCTGGCATAGACGGGGTCCTCAGTATGAAATTTAAGGTGGAAAGGCCAGACTACTGATTCTGCAAAGCACCCAAACTTCTTAAGTTTCATGAGAGAAGGGAGCTGGACAGAAGCAAGCAAAGGTATTAAAAGCGACAATGCTTTAATAAGTAGccaatttttaaagatgatttggTTGTATTGCTTGCTGTGCCTCCAAGGAAAACACGATCTATACAACCCAGATCAGAAATGGAAAGGAGACTGTCTGTCTTCTAGGAAACAACTAGAACAGAGTATTTGTGATGCTTCCAACGAGGAGAATTTAGCAAACCAAATAAATGTTCAGAAGACTCACTTCCCTTTCCTAAAACTGGACAGGATAAGACTTTTCAGTGGGTCATTCTGGAATCAGTAGTTCAAGAATTAAAATCTGCGAAAGAAGTTGAAAAGCATGTTTCACATCAGTGTTTCACACTGATCGTGATAATCATCGTGGAggtatttgtaaaaatgaaaatttccaaattactGGCCCATACCAGGCCCACTGTGTTCATCAGCAGAATTAATCTCCAAGTGATTATTACTGAAATGTGGAAAAACACTCCACATAAtcagttcatttaaaattttatttaataaattaacaatGAATGATAACCTCACTTATTTGTACCCTAGCTCATAGATTCTAAGTTTAAGAGAGAATTTTGAAACTactgttttccaaataaatatgCTGGATTTTGTGTGGCCTAAAagtgtattttttccccctaatagcGGCTAGGAAGGGCACTTCCTCATTGAGGGGCTTCAGACCTTGGTCATTGACCTTCGGCCTGATGAGCACTGTGCTTTATTAGCGTCAGTTGATCAGCGTCTGTACCTCGCTACCAGAGATAAGAAGGATTCCGGCAAGTTGAGTGGCCCGGGAGGGCTACTTTGGCTCTCTCCTGCTCCCTTCTCTAAAAAAAGGCTAGGTGAGAGACTGCGCTGTGGAATCCTTTCAGCTTAGGCAGGGGCTCCTACTGTACGTGTAAACGGACGACATCTGCTGGCCCTTGAAGAAAGCTGGGGACctataacaataatagctaacctTTATTGAGCCCTTAGTACAGCTAGGCCCTGTGCCAACAGCTTTCCATGTATTATTTAACCTTCAGCAAAGCTGGGAGGTTGGTATTGCTACCGTCTCTGTTATACAGCTGAAGAGGTAAATTTAGAGGCTAGCCAGCCTAGCACGACTGTCACTCAGCTGAGTGACAGACAAGATGGAACCCAGATATCCCGAGACTAGAACCTGAAATCTTGACTACAATGCAGGCTGCCTCCTTTAAgtataatagatatataaaaacattCAGTACCGTAATTGGATTTGTTTATTAAATGTCATGCTAGCTTAACTTCTTATCAagtttttttaattgcttaagcaatacatgtttattacagAAGCGTTAGAAAATACGGGtaagcaaaacaaaccaaaacactcAAAATTTCATCCACCCAACCAAAGTTAAGCATTTGATGTACATTCTTCCGAATCTGGAtgtaattatactttttaaagtatttgcttGTAACGTACAATTTTTAACTTAGTTttttcaccgtatgttttgactATCTTTTCACGTTAGTCTGCACATTTCTCAGTACTATTTTCAGTGCCTGCATCAGACTGAAGTCAGTCCTTCATTTTTGGCCATTGagattgtttctaattatttgcTAGTAGAATCAGCACATTTGCGGTTATTTCCTTTGGCTGGGTTCCCAGAAGTAGAAGAGGTGAATCAAGGGTGTGCTCAGGGTCGAGTGTATTAGTCTAGTTAGCAGATACAAGGTTCAACTGAGACAAGTCTACCGAGATAACAGACTTGAAAACAAGCTAAAGATATAAGGCAGGAGTTTCCTTGGGTGGGACACGGTGCCCCTGGGGTCAGTATTCACCACAGTGGTGGCACAAACATTGTCACAAACAGCTGACAACAGCACTGCAGGTGTAGCATACAAAGTCCTTGGCTGCAAGTGTCAAAAATTAAGAGCTACCAATTCCCACAAATCCTGATCTTCCTAAAATCATAATAATCCCAGAACCCAAAGGTACATTTccccccaactttttattttgaataaatttaaacCTACTAAAAAGTTGAAAGACTAATATAAACTCCACATACCCTTCACTAGATTcaataattttctgtttgttgtttagattcaataattaacatttgctgtttgttctctctctccccacatttatattctttccttttctcctattttcatttatattctttcttttacttctttgagtTGTGTGCATTCTGGGTAATCTACAACCAAATTTAGATATTGACCAGTCTGTAATCTCCATCTCATAAATGCGGGAGGTAAGCTTTGTGCAATACCTCTGACTCAGTGTGGCCTGACACCTGGCCCTGTAGATTCCTGTCTTCAGATAAAATAAGCAATTGGGTGTCCATCCAGTAACGGGGTCTCCTTAGTAAAATGCCAGTGGATTGAGAGGTCACTGAGGGAGCAGTGAGGAGGTCACTCCGAGCCCTCTGTTCCCTGCTAGGGTTCCACGGGCTGTAGGTGGAGAATACTGGGAACTGCACAAGCGCCTACCCGGGGAATGCCTGTATTAAGCACCTGTGTTTTGCAGTTGAAGGCGGTGGTGAAAAAGCCAGAGCAGCTGAGGCCTGTGGACTGTAGCAACCCAGTTGGTTCTGGCACCTTTGGCCCAGACAGTGGCACTCTGGGACCTGCTGCTAGAGGTCAGGGTCCCAGGAGGCCTGGCACAGCAGCTCCCGACACACCGTCTGGGCCAGGCATCCTTCCCCATTTCCTGTGCTCTGGGACACCCACTCTTGCTTAACTAACAGAGGATGTGAATGTGGCTTCCGGTAGGCGCCctcacttctctctcctccccaaccTGAACCCTCCCTGCTTCCAATAGTCCTCCCACCCTTCCAAGCTCCTGAGACTCAGCACTGCTTATAGAACTTTTGAAGTTGGTCTCCTCCCAGTTGGTTCAGACTCATAAATGTCACCCCTGAGTCAGTAAGTCTTCACAAGCCTAGGGTGGCCCCCAAAGTATcatcagagaaagaaagggatttgCAAAGCTCTACAGCGTTCAAAGTCATGTGCGACGTTACCCATGGAATTCTGTCCCACTGGCATGGACAGAGCCTCTCAGCCACGGGAAAGCAGACTGAGCCATTGCCAAGCTCTAGGTTAGTCATTTTTACAGGTTCTGATCTTTCTCCAGGgaaacaggagaaaaaggaaaggggctTAGGACAACAAATTGATCTGTGGAAAAGATGAAACTTGTTTATTAATTCCTGCAAACATTTTCCAACTTGGGGAGACAGAGGGCGAAGCTGCTAGAAAAGCCTTCTAAGAAATGAGCTCAGGTGAGAGAGAGATTTAAGACTTATCCCCAAACCAACTCCAGGAGGAAATATAACATTTTAGAGAAACACTTTCACCATATTTGAACAAAATACAATGTTATCCATAATTTTCAAACTCATTTTCTACTTTAAGGGGGGGTtcaaacttgtatttttttccagagcTTAAAATGATATCTGGTTTAAATATTTCCTTGTCCAGACAAGTTCCTACTTGCCTCAACAGGATCTGCAAGCTTACACGACAGCACACTAATTCTCAATCCACCCCTTGCTTTGTGGGATAAAAAAAActgtagggagaaaaaaaaagagagttagttttaaaaaccaccatgtagggtggtgaacacacaatgtgagatatagataatgtattacagaattgtacacctgaaatctatgtaacttgactaactaTTGTcgtcccaataaactttaatttcaagaaaaaaaatcaccatgtatacagatgggtaccagactaatcggggagatcactgcataaattacataaatgtctaaccactacgctatatacccgaaactaatataaaatatattgaaagtcaactgtcactgaaaaaagaaaataaatttttaaaaaatccccgTGTATGTAAAATTGAAAACCAATCACCACACCAGAGAATGCAATAGAGAACTGCAATGAGTTTTGCTTACAGATGTTAATATAAACTTCAATGAAAGTTGTAAGATAGAAAGAGTTCAAGTCTCAGGGAGAGTTTGGTAAAGAAATTACAGATCTGGCTTCTGGCAGTGATTTTGTAAAAATCCACGTcatttttcttcatgacatttcTCTCTGGTAGGAAAGTTTGGATGTCAAATCCAACATGTAGGAAAAAAAGGCTTATAATGTGTTCAAACTACCAGTTGTGCCAGACGTTTAGCTGTGGTAGTAACGATCTATTAGACTATAGGAATATGATGATGAAGTTTATTAATAatgatgtcttattttttatgattaaCAAAGCACTTTCACCAACATTTTATTTGCTATAGAGTGGAAGGACACATTAGCTAgccattttaatttcaaagactTATTAGGGAAGAAAATGTACTACTATCAGCGAACACTGTGGAAAACTGTGAAATGGGCAATAAAGATAAGCGGGCATCTTTCAAGTTGTCTGAGTTCACCGTCATGGTCTGCACCTTTCATGGCATTGGCTGAGCTGTTTTGTGACTGTAGGTTGCGGGAAACTGATAGTGACACAGGTGCAGCTGCTCATAGAAATCCAAATGAATTCTGTCTGGGTTCAGATGCAATGGACTCGGCCCCGTAGAAGAGGCGAGTGTTCCATCTGTAAGTAAACTCATTTCAGCATGCCTGAGTGTCTGCCTATGCTGCCGTGTCCTGCTCACTGAGGTGAGATTGCCGCTTGGGTTTTGGGGTGGAGCAGACCCAGCTCTGATTCTAAAGCCCCGCTGCCTTGTCTTGGAGTTAACATACCATATATATTCTTTGTTGACTTATTTCTTTGGTGTCATTTGTAACTCCTTCATGCTCGATGAAAAAACCTGATTACTTTCACTGTTTCTACGGTAGTCAAAACTGTCTGCACATCTGGGAATTgggcattattaaaaataacaaattcccagggctgccagatggctcagttggttagagcatgagctctgaacaacgggttactggttcaattcccacatgggatggtgggctgcgccccctgcaactaaagattgcaaacggcgactggacttggagctgagctgcgccctccacaactagagtgaaggacaacagacttggagctgatgggccctggagaaacacactgttccccaataaaataaaataaaaatttccctaaTTTATTAGGTCATACTCTAGGATTTTCTTTGGTTTGAATATATAGAATAACATAGTACTATAAAATACactaacttttaaataaattttgcttcTTTCCAAGAGAAATTGCCACTTTCGGGCTGTTTTCTGTTCATCCGTCATTGCAAGAAACTCATTTACctggtttgaaaaaaaagaagaaacaaatatttccaaagtataTATAGATGTCATACTGACAACAATGTGAAACTTAAATTTACTCATTAAAAGTGGAATTTTATTCACAGTAATTACAGCGCAATGCTTTGGATGGAGGAAATAAGGCCAGAGAAAGGCTCTAAACTGAATCTCCAAAGCCAATCAGGAGGCTTGGCACAGAAAACTCCCTTTGACAAACTGGAAACCACTTGGAACTGAGGTTTACCGGTAACCTTCAGGTTCTGgttttaacaataaaaacaagtgCATTTCATCAAGTGCATGAGCCAATCTCTAAGTATCTGCTTCCAACCGATAGCAGCGGATGGAGGATAACACTCGCGGCTGGTCGGTGAGATACAGCCACACCCTCCTTCTGGAAAAGCCACCTCCTAGCTGAAAAGCGCCTCCACTGTGTTGTTTACCCATTGTTGCTTGACTATAAAATATAATCTTGTTTATTCTCCACGATGGCCCAAGGCCTCTGTCATTACTCCTGACGATTAATATTAGCTATGattttaatatactatatgtaattatttgttcatcttgtttaaatcaagacagatttttttcccctagactTCTTTATTAATGAATTCATTTCTATCAAATGTTCACCAAAACAACTGTATTTTGGGGGTAAGAGAATccaatttggaaatatttctaaacatgTTTTCCGTTTTTCTATTTACCGTGCAGCCCAAAGTCTCCTCGGCAACACTCCCTGTGAGACTACAGGAATGGAGGGTACCTGTGTGATCAGTAAGATCTATTAGCATATCGAAGCTGgcaaaaacagatttaaattcCGAAGAATCTTTGTTGCAAGTTGTACACGTGATGGACGCTTCATTTACGAAGTAACCACAGCCGGAACTGAAAAGGAACAGAGACAATGATAAAATGTGAAGTCCCTAAGTGACAAACCTGATCTCTAGCAGAAGTATTATGATGTAAAAGTCTAAATAAGAGTAAGCACTTTCAAAGCACTCAGCATTGTGCAGGATACAAGACAGTCACACAAAATTACAAGGAATAAAGGTGTATCTTTCCCTGTCAATCTCACTTTCCGTATTTGTGATGCATGTGAAACTGGGAGAAGTcactcctctccctctcctgcttcccCCCTTCCCTGGGGTTGGGATTCCTGCCCAGGCTCATTTCCCTGTAGGGGCCCTCCTTTCCTGCACACCAGCCCTCACCCCTTCCCTTCTCCGAATAGCAGCAGAGCTGAAACTTCAGCACTGACAATATATAGCCGGCCCGTCCTATTGCTTGGTATCGCAGGTATGTCCATCTTATCTCCCTGGCTTGGAGTTCTGAGGGCAGGAATCGGATCTAGTGCCTAATTGGCACTGTACTAGGTCTTCTGtacatttacagaaaaactcGAGGGTTGGCCAAGTTCACACCTAAATGCTGTTGATACTGCTAGTGACACGTTCACCTCTCTTTAGGTGGTAATTACATGCCATTCCATATTTTTGAAGCAGGCCTCACTTGAGCCAATTTGTAAAGGAAGGCTAATTCAAATGTCTCAAGTAGAAGGAACGATCTGAAGATAGTGGGTGCTTACCTCGCCACAGATCACCTTTAAAGTAAATTGTAGATGCGTTCCCTCACACATCAGTATTAAAGATGTAGGGAAAAAGGAGGGAGataaaaattgtttcaatttttaaaaactatttttcaaaaaataaacacctGCTTTACACAGcataaaatgtttaacaaatcCATACGTCAATGTCTTGACCATGGTGGAAGGTACACAAACCTACTACATAGAActaaatgaacacacacacatatccatgcACACAAATGACTGCATGTCAATCtgggaaaatttgaataaaattaatggATTGAATTAATGTCAATATCCTGGCTATGATGTGATGttatagtttttgaaaatgtcaCCATTGGGGAAAACTGGATAAAGTGTACTGGGtactctctgtattatttcttaaaactccACGTTAACCTAGaattacctcaataaaaatgtcaattacaAAACTCCATAGGGACACTTTCACAATAACATTTTAGATGTTTCTTGCCAAGCATCTTTTAGATAAGATTACTAAATCTATGGGGGTTTTCTTTTCTATGCAAGGAGATAGTTTGACCTATAAGAAGTTGGAAATCATATTCATCATgcagttgaaaataattttttttaaatgctgtcaACTTGCATTGCTATAGAACGTGATAACcaatatatataacacattaaaaaacagCAGTTTGTCATTCCAGTTCAAAGTTTCTGGCAATGTCATATCTTTATAGTTCAGGACTACAgacttaaaacaaattaaattttactttgaaaggCAATTATAATCTTTGAATCTAAATAGTTTACCATGGGAACTTCAGtataggttatttatttataaatttatctcAAATATGTAACCACTGTGATGTCAAAGAATAGCTTAAACTTTTATAGAGctttaaatttattaacaataattgttttttttatttcttgcaagAATGAATTTGCTAAAAGTAATTTGGTTGCTTACCATCTATTTCGAACTACTTTTGTGGTTTCATCATCAATGTTCAGTGTAGAAATGTAAGCATAAAGAATGCCATAGAAGGGATCAGCTTTTCCTGCATTCTTCAAAGCTTTTACCTTTAATTGTTCAACTGTATAGACATCAACTATagtatttactaaaaataaaaaaaagttattatagtattctctctatatatatatgtgtgtacatatatatatctaagAACTCCAAAGAATTATATCCAAATAGAATAGCCACAAAGTTCAAATGAGAACATGTAGAAGCTTCAGTTAAGTAACaggaaaattattatatttgctatattaaaaatgagtatataaatggacaaaaaggcaaaaaaagggaaagaatgagaaattaGTCTTCATCAAAATGAAGACTTTATGGTCATCAGAAAATGCCATTagaagagtgaaaaggcaagtcaGAGTAGGAGATGCTAACAACCTATAAGGAGACAAAAaactcatatccagaatatataaagaattcttaaaaatcagtaagactcagccataaaaatgaatgaaatcttgccatctgcaacaacatagatggacctagagggtattacgctaagtgaaataagtcagacagagaaagacaaatactatgtgatttcacttacatgtggaatccaaaaaacacaataaatgaacaaacaaaatggaaacaaactcatagatacagtgaacattttgatggttgccagataggagggggatgggtgaaaagggggaagggattaagaagtacaaatcagtagttacaaaatagtcatgaggatgtaaagtacaccatagggaatatagtcaataatattgtaataactacgtatggtgtcagatgggtagtagatttattggggtgatcactttgtatattgtataaatgtctaaccactatgtcgtacacctaaagctaatataatattgtatgtcaactataattaaaaaaaataaaaaattaaaaaaaaattgttttaaatcagtaagaaaaagacagtcAACTCACTTTTTAAGCTCtcatcagattggcaaaagtttattgaaagctccaaaatttttaaactacttttaaaagTGGAAATACAGCAATTACAGAATAAgaatatggtatattttattatgtaaaacaaaacttTATGAGCCCAAATTTTGgccttttatgttttcaaatgataCTTAAAGGTCACTTACAATTTATAGATTCTTTCAAATAACTCTCAACTTCATCATCCAGaggatttgtttctttattttctcttataaaattCAATAGGATATTACCTTCTGGTATATCTTAAATTGAAAATGCATCATAAGAAAAAGCAAActggttactttttaaataattatgaatgatccaaaattatttttaatggtaaaaagTGAAGACGATCAAAGAGAACATTAGGCAGCCATTAACCACGTGAGGTAGCCTTCTGTTAACATGGAGACACACACCAGATATTGTTAGTGTAATAAGCAGCTCACAAAACTATGTGGAACAGTTTCCTTTCCATTGAAAAAgtacatatatgagtatatgcaACATTATCTGGAAGAATATATATCAAGGAAATGATTCTGTCTTACAGGATGGTGAGATTGTAAGTGatcttagttttcctttttatccttttatgtattttctgaattttgtatgtatttctttcccaatcagaattttctttttttaaaaggttatctGAAAAGCTTGCTCCTCAATTTGGGATGTGAGTCTTCTCAGGGATAGTCAGAGGGGTGCCAGAAGGCaagaatgtgattttaaaaaagggCTCTCGTGTGACGCTGGCACCGAGCCTCTCACACCTGATTGTCTTTTGAAAGCCCTCACTCACCCACTGCGACATTCTACTGATTGTCTTGACTATGCTTGGACCCTGACAGCCCTGGGCAGTTAGGCATTTCTTCCTCCCATTAAGTCATCACTGTTCTTTCTCAGAATTAGACTGCAATTGTGAGCAGGGAGTTTTCCTTCTCATCTCTGTATTTCTAGTATCCCATACATGTAGCGACTATCTTTCCACTCATCATCTGACCATTCATCCACTCGGGTCTTGCCTTGCTGCAGAAAGGATTTAAGTTACCTCAGTAGTTGGCACATtaaaggcattcaataaatatttgtaaagtaatgagtgaatgaatggtttTGAAACACTGAGAATTTCTGTACACCAGAGGGAAGCAGATGCTGGATTAGGGCCACAGAAATCAAACCAGTGGGCTTCATGGGACAGAAACTGGTAGGAAGAGTGTGGCGCAGACACCACTGTAAAGATGCCTTCGGATGACAACAGGGTCATGTGGGACTGTCAGAATGTCTGGCTTCCCCGTGTGATGAACCCTCTCAGGGCACAGAAAGCCAAAAGGAAGCCTGGACCTCCTGGCTAGGATGAAAGCTCACACTGTCAGAGGTTCTTAACGGCAGGTATAGGAAATTAGAACTAAGGCTGATTTAAACAAGCGCATTGAAATCCATGTACCCTTACAAGTAATCTCCTTGAGGAATAAGGCATTTATTCTAACGATGTGGGCATTGCTCCAAACACTTTGACATTTCACCTTTGAATCTGTTTTCAGAGCCAAATGTGCAATATCCATCGAATATCTGTCTCCTTAACTTAGTCTTGAGTTTTTGATACAATTAGTTCTGTCAAGCTTGGTAACCTTTCCAACAGACAAACCCAACCATCATTTAGATATTTTCCTCAGGCCAAATTCAGtagtacttctatttttaaaaattctgataacGCTTtggtcaaagaaataaaattgctttatagCTCTCAGTTACTGTTGGTGCTTTGTTATTGACTAGTAGCGTGACCTTCTGTTTTAAATGACACGCTATTATATTTATACCTTCTTGAGACTGTGAAGggtgattccatttctgggaattcTGCACATTTCTGCAGTGGTGGGCTGACCTCTCTCTGTACCGCAAAGCACCCGGAGTGGGTGAAAAGGCATCAAACCCCCATCTCCCCAAGTCCTGCTCCCCTGATTTCATGCTGAAATAAGCTATACCTCCTTTCAACAACCACACCAGTGGGCCTGCTGGGCATTGAGTTACAGTTATGAACTAATGATACTACACAGACATTCTCAGTGCCCTAGCACTAACttatttaaatgtaatgaaactgaatttattttaaatagtcagTTATTTAGGTTACCCAATCAACAGCAGTGATCTCTCAAAAATCATCAGAAGGacctgaaacttatatattattatataaaatagtactgaatgtcaactgtaactgaaaaataaaatagtaataataataaattgtttcTATAATTCCCATTGCTATATATAGCATGGTGGAGTGGTTAAGcagtctgaaataaaaaaatcactacaAGGGctgatgctttaaaaatgagtCTGGATGTTCACATTTCTTtagcaaagatatcaaagacatAGCTCATTGTAAGTTTTAAAAGGTcataaaaaatactgttttacttttaattcaaatgaaatctaaggttcattttcattcttaaatacaCTGCACAAATACTGGAATATGTGAGACAGTCATTTCCAAAGGGATAAGAAATTTCAGATAGCTTTTTACCTGGATTAGTTGTAATAATGGTTTTTGAGATTACAGTTGCTGTCATGCAGTTCCgaaatttgtcaaaacttatcctTACATCTGAGGCAAATATTACTGTTTGGGGgggaaaagtcatttttaaattattacatgGGGGGtgataaaaaatgacaaatactgaACACAATAGTTGAAGTATGATACCTGTTTCTCGTGGTATCCAGCTCTGTGCAAGTAGAATGGCTTCATTATCCcaactgcatttttttaaaagaagtgatAAAAATTCAATACATTAGAAAAAACTGGCAGTGAccacattatttacaaaaaaaatgaatggctTAAGGGCTGGGGTTAATTATCCCATGTGGTTGAAGCACTGATGTCGGCTTCTCCTGCATTTTGCCAGGTTACACAGAGCGTTTAACACCTACTACGGATGGATCATTTCTTCAATACCATTCCTCTCTAACAACgacttctgcttctttcttttcttactacTCAGGTCACTCCAGGCAGGTTGGACTGATTGACTACAAGCCTGAAGACTTTAAAGTCACTGTTTCAGACCATTAAGAGAGGGCTCCCCCATCCCCCCATCCCCAATGGATAAACTGCTCAGGGGACTTGATGGCTTGAAGGCTCATTTTAAATTAAGTGCCTTCCTTAGAACTCAGGCATCTGGAGTCTAAACAATGCCAGTTACACCCTGCAATGCTTCAGAATGCGGTCCTGCGCGGCAACCGACAGACACCCTGGGAGCCCCCAGAAGCCCGCCTGTGACAACGTTTGCTTTTCTATCACCTTTCTGTGGCCTGGCTCCATAGCACTACCCAAGGAATCCCAGAAAGTCTGGCACGTTCATTATCAGTGGGACCTACCAAATCATCGTTTGTTATAAAACAGAGTACAATCATACGCCAGTCACAGTGAGACCATCTATGCGATCCCATTCCATCTAAAGATCTCATTTCAAGGTCTTCTTACAGCACAGCCTGTAATAACTCAATATGTAAGAgcaaggtttgtttttttaaatatcatttctttcCTGTCATCACTCTTCTCCGTATATGAACTCCATCATCTTTTTGATAAACTAAAATGTTCTGTCTTGGAGATAATAGCAGGGATTTCACAGTTTGGAACAGACAGGGGAGATTACCATATCATTGCAAAAGAAGACTGCATCTCATCATAGAGCTTAACTTCACACCTCTGGCCTTTTCTTCGGTCTGAAGTTGTAAAGAATTTTGGCTCTCCAACCTTAGAAACGGAAGGAAATCATTATTCTTCAGCTACAGCTATAGAGGTATCTATATTTGTCGAAGGAAATACTCAAATGCTtaccttttaaacagcaaattGGAAATATCAAAATAACAAGAATACTAACATATATTTGATGATGTATGTTATACACTTTGAAGAAAGATACAGATATATGTGTTTTAAGTTCATTAATACTGTGGGATCTTTTCAACATATCAGAAAAAATGTTCCCCTGGGTGGCATGTATGTGGACTCACTGGGGGcagaacatatattttcaatatctTCGTACCACATGGCTTAATGCAGGGCCTGGCACGGAGTTCATGTGACTGGATGAACTCCGTCTCGCTGAGCCTGTGTCCTCACCTTGCTAGTGCAGGGATGGAGAGCAATACTTGCT
Coding sequences within:
- the FAHD1 gene encoding acylpyruvase FAHD1, mitochondrial, which codes for MAASRPLSRFWEWGKNIVCVGRNYADHAREMKSAVPSEPVLFLKPSTAYAPEGSPIVMPAYSHNLHHELELGVVIGKRGRAVPEASAMDYVAGYALCLDMTARDVQEECKKKGLPWTLAKSFTTSCPVSAFVPKEKIPDPHKLKLWLKVNGELRQEGETSSMIFTIPYIISYVSKIMTLEEGDIILTGTPKGVGPVKENDEILAGIDGVLSMKFKVERPDY
- the MEIOB gene encoding meiosis-specific with OB domain-containing protein; this translates as MLRSLSWESVDKSMANFVLKTFTTLSDLCPNMANLKIIGIVIWKTDVKGFPDRKNIGSERYTFSFIVRDSPTHFVNATSWGNEDYIRSLSDSFRVGECVIIENPLIQRKEFEREEKFGPATPSDCKLLLSENHSTVKVCSSYEVDTKLLSLIHLPVKESRDYYSLGDIVANGQSLDGRIINVLAAVRSVGEPKFFTTSDRRKGQRCEVKLYDEMQSSFAMICWDNEAILLAQSWIPRETVIFASDVRISFDKFRNCMTATVISKTIITTNPDIPEGNILLNFIRENKETNPLDDEVESYLKESINLNTIVDVYTVEQLKVKALKNAGKADPFYGILYAYISTLNIDDETTKVVRNRCSGCGYFVNEASITCTTCNKDSSEFKSVFASFDMLIDLTDHTGTLHSCSLTGSVAEETLGCTVNEFLAMTDEQKTARKWQFLLERSKIYLKFFLSHKARGGLRISVLSCKLADPVEASRNLSGQGNI